The following proteins come from a genomic window of Pseudomonas sp. WJP1:
- a CDS encoding nucleoside hydrolase, with translation MGAQLEQPIDLIIDTDPGADDVIALLFALASPQELNVRALTTVAGNVPLDKTSRNARLALEWAGREEVPVYAGASKPLVRTPIYAEHVHGEEGLPGVAVHEPKRGLAEGSAIDFLIDTLLAATPHSVTIAMLGPQTNLALALMREPQIVRGIKQVVIMGGAHFNGGNITPVAEFNLFADPHAAEVVLKSGVDLVYLPLDVTHKILTSDARLAQIAALNNKAGKLVGDILQECIGGDMERYGIPGGPVHDATVIAYLLKPALFSGRSVNVVVDSREGPTFGQTIVDWYDSLKAPKNAFWVESGDAQGFFDLMTERLARLQ, from the coding sequence ATGGGCGCCCAGTTGGAGCAACCGATCGACTTGATCATCGATACCGATCCGGGTGCCGATGATGTGATTGCCTTGCTGTTTGCCCTGGCGTCGCCACAAGAATTGAACGTGCGCGCCTTGACCACCGTCGCCGGCAATGTGCCCCTGGACAAAACCTCACGCAATGCACGGCTAGCCCTCGAGTGGGCCGGCCGCGAAGAGGTGCCGGTGTACGCCGGGGCATCGAAGCCGCTGGTGCGCACGCCCATCTATGCCGAGCACGTCCATGGCGAGGAAGGTTTGCCGGGTGTCGCGGTGCATGAGCCGAAGAGGGGACTGGCCGAGGGCAGTGCGATCGATTTCCTGATCGACACGTTGCTGGCCGCCACGCCCCATAGCGTGACCATCGCCATGCTGGGGCCACAGACCAATCTTGCCTTGGCGCTGATGCGCGAGCCGCAAATCGTTCGGGGCATCAAGCAGGTGGTGATCATGGGCGGCGCGCACTTCAACGGCGGTAACATCACCCCGGTGGCCGAATTCAACCTGTTCGCCGATCCGCATGCGGCCGAGGTGGTGCTCAAGAGTGGCGTGGACCTGGTTTACCTGCCACTGGACGTGACCCACAAGATCCTCACCAGTGACGCGCGCCTCGCGCAGATAGCGGCGTTGAACAACAAGGCCGGCAAGCTGGTGGGCGATATCCTGCAAGAGTGCATCGGCGGTGACATGGAGCGCTACGGCATTCCCGGTGGCCCGGTGCATGACGCCACGGTCATCGCCTACCTGCTCAAGCCGGCACTGTTCAGCGGTCGTTCGGTCAATGTGGTGGTCGACAGCCGCGAAGGTCCGACCTTTGGCCAGACCATCGTCGACTGGTATGACAGTCTCAAGGCGCCGAAGAACGCCTTCTGGGTTGAAAGCGGTGACGCCCAGGGCTTCTTCGATCTGATGACCGAGCGCCTGGCGCGTCTGCAATAG
- a CDS encoding I78 family peptidase inhibitor: MPWKLASLGTVLAAAMLAGCSTGTTEPTDPATTTESGHSRCEAKAAEFAIGKQASPQLLEQARARAGAQNARFLQPNDMVTLEYRSDRLNLNTDANRVVTRVNCG; this comes from the coding sequence ATGCCTTGGAAGCTCGCGTCATTGGGTACTGTGCTGGCTGCTGCCATGCTGGCCGGTTGCAGCACGGGAACCACCGAGCCGACTGACCCGGCCACTACCACTGAGTCAGGTCATAGCCGTTGCGAGGCCAAAGCGGCCGAATTCGCCATCGGCAAGCAGGCTTCGCCCCAGTTGCTGGAGCAGGCACGCGCCCGTGCAGGCGCGCAAAACGCACGGTTCCTGCAGCCCAACGACATGGTGACGCTGGAGTACCGCTCGGATCGCCTGAACCTCAACACCGATGCCAATCGGGTCGTCACCCGCGTCAACTGCGGCTGA
- a CDS encoding cold-shock protein encodes MSNRQTGTVKWFNDEKGFGFITPQGGGDDLFVHFKAIESDGFKSLKEGQTVSFVAEKGQKGMQAAQVRPE; translated from the coding sequence ATGTCTAATCGCCAAACCGGCACCGTTAAATGGTTCAACGATGAAAAAGGCTTCGGCTTCATCACTCCTCAAGGTGGCGGTGACGACCTGTTCGTACACTTCAAAGCTATCGAAAGCGACGGTTTCAAAAGCCTGAAAGAAGGCCAGACTGTTTCCTTCGTGGCTGAGAAAGGCCAAAAGGGTATGCAAGCTGCTCAAGTTCGCCCAGAGTAA